A single window of Rhipicephalus microplus isolate Deutch F79 chromosome 5, USDA_Rmic, whole genome shotgun sequence DNA harbors:
- the LOC119173841 gene encoding uncharacterized protein LOC119173841, with translation MAVLLLAMAMLLAEGTFGETKEKKNYMPDANICSYEESEIARISSCYFSHLPSEFSKEVEESVTSLFNGMSIVQTIMLFCEINNDDGYSMINAWIKELPPENQQDAYDSAWHCFTNLKEIFMS, from the exons ATGGCAGTGCTACTCTTAGCCATGGCTATGCTCCTAGCTGAAGGCACTTTCGGAGaaaccaaagaaaagaaaaactacaTGCCTGATGCAAACATATGCT CTTACGAAGAATCTGAGATCGCAAGAATTTCTAGCTGTTACTTCAGCCACTTACCATCAGAG TTTTCCAAAGAAGTGGAGGAGTCCGTGACGTCACTATTCAACGGCATGAGCATTGTCCAGACTATCATGTTATTCTGCGAAATCAACAATGACGACGGCTACTCGATG ATTAATGCATGGATCAAGGAACTACCT CCGGAGAACCAGCAAGATGCTTACGACAGTGCCTGGCACTGCTTCACCAATCTCAAAGAGATCTTTATGAGCTGA